The proteins below are encoded in one region of Longimicrobiaceae bacterium:
- a CDS encoding gliding-motility protein MglA: MSLVNYSTREITCKIVYYGPGRSGKTTNLQYIHSQVPDERKGRMISLATETDRTLFFDFLPLELGAISGFQTRFQLYTVPGQVYYDATRKLVLQGADGVVFVADSQRMQQDENLESFRNLQVNLLEQGTDPRTIPLALQYNKRDLPDVLSLEEMDDLLNYRDLPRYEARALSGAGVFDTLRGISEQVLRRLSQRFDRPVTATR; the protein is encoded by the coding sequence ATGTCGCTGGTCAACTACTCGACCCGAGAGATCACCTGCAAGATCGTCTACTACGGCCCCGGGCGGTCGGGGAAGACGACGAACCTGCAGTACATCCACTCGCAGGTCCCGGACGAGCGGAAGGGGCGGATGATCTCCCTCGCCACGGAGACCGACCGCACCCTCTTCTTCGACTTCCTCCCGCTGGAGCTGGGGGCGATCTCGGGCTTCCAGACGCGCTTCCAGCTCTACACCGTCCCCGGGCAGGTGTACTACGACGCCACCCGCAAGCTGGTGCTGCAGGGGGCGGACGGGGTGGTGTTCGTGGCCGACTCGCAGCGGATGCAGCAGGACGAGAACCTGGAGAGCTTCCGCAACCTGCAGGTGAACCTGCTGGAGCAGGGGACCGACCCCCGCACCATCCCGCTGGCGCTGCAGTACAACAAGCGCGACCTCCCCGACGTGCTCTCCCTGGAGGAGATGGACGACCTGCTCAACTACCGCGACCTCCCGCGCTACGAGGCCCGCGCCCTGTCCGGGGCGGGGGTGTTCGACACGCTGCGCGGGATCAGCGAGCAGGTGCTCCGCCGGCTCTCCCAGCGCTTCGACCGGCCCGTGACGGCGACCCGCTGA